A region from the Mycolicibacterium phlei genome encodes:
- a CDS encoding SDR family oxidoreductase, giving the protein MGRFDNKVGIVTGAGGGIGQAYAEALAREGAAVVVADINLEGAQKVADGIKGEGGNALAVRVDVSDPESAKEMAAQTLSEFGGIDYLVNNAAIFGGMKLDFLITVDWDYYKKFMSVNLDGALVCTRAVYKKMAKRGGGAIVNQSSTAAWLYSNYYGLAKAGVNSLTQQLATELGGQNIRVNAIAPGPIDTEANRTTTPKEMVDDIVKRIPLSRMGEPEDLVGMCLFLLSDEAKWITGQIFNVDGGQIIR; this is encoded by the coding sequence GTGGGACGTTTTGACAACAAGGTCGGCATCGTCACCGGTGCCGGCGGCGGCATCGGCCAGGCCTACGCCGAGGCGCTCGCGCGCGAGGGTGCGGCGGTGGTGGTCGCCGACATCAACCTCGAGGGCGCGCAGAAGGTCGCCGACGGCATCAAGGGCGAGGGCGGTAACGCGCTGGCGGTGCGCGTCGACGTGTCCGACCCGGAGTCGGCCAAGGAGATGGCCGCGCAGACGCTTTCGGAGTTCGGCGGCATCGACTACCTGGTCAACAACGCCGCGATCTTCGGCGGGATGAAGCTGGACTTCCTGATCACCGTCGACTGGGACTACTACAAGAAGTTCATGAGCGTGAACCTCGACGGGGCGCTGGTGTGCACCCGGGCGGTGTACAAGAAGATGGCCAAGCGCGGCGGCGGGGCGATCGTCAACCAGTCGTCGACCGCGGCGTGGCTGTACTCGAACTACTACGGCCTGGCCAAGGCGGGTGTGAACAGCCTGACCCAGCAGCTGGCCACCGAGCTCGGCGGGCAGAACATCCGCGTCAACGCCATCGCGCCGGGCCCGATCGACACCGAGGCCAACCGCACGACCACCCCCAAGGAGATGGTCGACGACATCGTCAAGCGGATCCCGTTGTCGCGCATGGGCGAACCCGAGGACCTGGTCGGCATGTGCCTGTTCCTGCTGTCCGACGAGGCCAAGTGGATCACCGGGCAGATCTTCAACGTCGACGGCGGGCAGATCATCCGATGA
- a CDS encoding TetR/AcrR family transcriptional regulator — protein MSSEPVVATTGGTPAADGEPPRNRRQEETFRKVLAAGMEMLRESSYADLTVRAVAARAKVAPATAYTYFSSKNHLIAEVYLDLMRQVPYFTDVNETRLTRVQKALRAMALTVADEPEVAAACTTALLSGNDPAVRKVRDKIGAEIHRRIRSAMGPDADPRALAALEMTFFGALVNAGSGAFTYHQIADRLSYVVGLILGEEQ, from the coding sequence GTGTCCAGCGAACCCGTGGTGGCGACCACAGGCGGTACGCCTGCGGCGGACGGCGAACCGCCGCGCAACCGCCGCCAGGAGGAGACCTTCCGCAAGGTCCTCGCGGCCGGGATGGAGATGCTGCGCGAGTCGTCCTACGCCGATCTGACCGTGCGCGCCGTCGCCGCCCGCGCCAAGGTGGCTCCCGCGACCGCCTACACCTACTTCTCGTCGAAGAACCACCTGATCGCCGAGGTCTACCTGGACCTGATGCGCCAGGTGCCGTACTTCACCGACGTCAACGAGACACGGTTGACCCGCGTGCAGAAGGCGCTGCGGGCGATGGCACTGACCGTAGCCGACGAACCCGAGGTGGCGGCGGCCTGCACCACCGCCCTGCTCAGCGGTAACGACCCCGCGGTGCGCAAGGTGCGCGACAAGATCGGCGCTGAGATCCATCGCCGCATCCGCTCGGCCATGGGCCCGGACGCCGACCCGCGGGCCCTGGCCGCACTGGAGATGACGTTCTTCGGCGCGCTGGTCAACGCGGGCAGCGGCGCCTTCACATACCACCAGATCGCCGACCGACTGAGCTACGTGGTCGGGCTCATCCTGGGAGAGGAACAGTGA
- a CDS encoding NAD(P)-dependent oxidoreductase: MSDLKLGYIGLGNMGAPMAKRLVDWPGGLIVFDVRAEAMTPLTDLGATAAESVADVARADLISVTVLNDDQVRTVVGELAANAKPGTVIAIHSTISPETAVELAEQLRAKDIHIVDAPVSGGGGAADKGELAVMVGAERDVYERIKPAFKRFASLVVHAGEPGAGTRMKLARNMLTFTSYVAACEAMKLAEASGLSLQALGRVVRHSDAQSGGPGAIIVREDMTDLTPDHWLYEAFTHTRGLGEKDLSLALALGEQTHVELPLAEIALKNLAAGLGVPYTKE, translated from the coding sequence ATGAGTGACCTCAAGCTCGGCTACATCGGGCTCGGCAACATGGGCGCCCCGATGGCCAAGCGACTGGTGGACTGGCCCGGCGGGCTGATCGTCTTCGATGTGCGCGCCGAGGCGATGACGCCGCTGACCGACCTCGGGGCGACGGCCGCCGAGAGCGTGGCAGATGTCGCGCGCGCCGACCTGATCAGCGTGACGGTGCTCAACGACGATCAGGTCCGCACGGTGGTCGGCGAGTTGGCGGCCAACGCCAAACCGGGCACCGTCATCGCCATCCACTCCACGATCAGCCCGGAGACCGCCGTCGAGCTCGCCGAGCAGTTGCGGGCGAAGGACATTCACATCGTCGACGCGCCGGTCAGCGGTGGCGGCGGTGCGGCCGACAAGGGTGAGCTGGCGGTGATGGTCGGCGCCGAGCGAGACGTGTACGAGCGGATCAAGCCGGCGTTCAAGCGGTTCGCGTCGCTGGTGGTGCATGCCGGGGAGCCGGGAGCCGGCACGCGGATGAAGCTGGCGCGCAACATGCTGACGTTCACCAGCTACGTCGCGGCATGTGAGGCGATGAAGCTGGCGGAGGCGTCGGGTCTGAGCCTGCAGGCGCTGGGCCGCGTGGTGCGGCACAGCGACGCCCAGAGTGGCGGCCCCGGCGCGATCATCGTGCGCGAGGACATGACGGACCTGACGCCGGATCACTGGCTGTATGAGGCGTTCACCCACACCCGCGGGCTGGGGGAGAAGGACCTCAGCCTGGCGCTGGCGCTGGGCGAGCAGACCCACGTCGAGCTGCCGCTGGCCGAGATCGCGCTGAAGAACCTGGCCGCCGGTCTCGGCGTGCCGTACACGAAGGAGTGA
- a CDS encoding SDR family oxidoreductase, producing MPRFDPLPDRRPVIVAGASSGIGEATAIEMAARGFPVALGARRVDKLEELVGKINADGGEAVGFRLDVTDPDSVKTFVAQATEALGDIEVLVAGAGDTDFGKIAETSTEDFERQLQIHLVGANRLATAVLPGMIERRRGDLIFVGSDVALRQRPHMGAYGAAKAGLVAMVTNLQMELEGTGVRASVVHPGPTKTNMGWSLPAEKLGPALEDWAKWGQARHDYFLRAKDLARAITFVAETPRGGFIASMELQPEAPLAEVKERQKLALGEEGVPNS from the coding sequence ATGCCGCGTTTTGATCCCCTGCCCGACCGCCGACCCGTCATCGTCGCCGGCGCCTCCTCCGGTATCGGCGAGGCCACGGCGATCGAGATGGCCGCGCGCGGCTTCCCGGTCGCGCTCGGCGCTCGACGCGTGGACAAGCTCGAGGAGCTCGTCGGCAAGATCAACGCCGACGGCGGCGAGGCGGTCGGGTTCCGGCTCGACGTCACCGATCCCGACTCGGTGAAAACCTTTGTCGCGCAGGCCACCGAGGCCCTCGGCGACATCGAGGTGCTGGTCGCCGGCGCCGGTGACACCGACTTCGGCAAGATCGCCGAGACCAGCACCGAGGACTTCGAGCGGCAGCTGCAGATCCACCTCGTCGGCGCCAACCGGCTGGCCACCGCGGTGCTGCCCGGCATGATCGAACGCCGCCGCGGCGACCTGATCTTCGTCGGCTCCGACGTCGCACTGCGCCAGCGCCCGCACATGGGTGCCTACGGCGCCGCCAAGGCGGGCCTGGTCGCGATGGTGACCAACCTGCAGATGGAACTCGAGGGCACCGGGGTGCGCGCGTCGGTCGTGCATCCCGGCCCCACCAAGACGAACATGGGCTGGAGCCTGCCCGCCGAGAAACTCGGTCCGGCGCTGGAGGACTGGGCCAAGTGGGGGCAGGCCCGCCACGACTACTTCCTGCGGGCCAAGGACCTGGCGCGCGCCATCACGTTCGTCGCCGAGACACCGCGCGGCGGGTTCATCGCGAGCATGGAGCTGCAGCCCGAGGCCCCGCTGGCCGAAGTCAAGGAACGTCAGAAGCTCGCACTCGGTGAAGAGGGAGTACCGAACTCATGA
- a CDS encoding cytochrome P450 yields MTLSEIKLDPYDYDFHEDPYPYYKRLRDEAPLYRNEELGFWALSRHADVLAGFRNSTTLSNKFGVSLDPASRGPHASKTMSFLAMDDPDHLRLRTLVSKGFTPRRIRELEPRVTEIANQHLDTMLDKARSGETVDYVDDFAGKLPMDVISELMGVPEPDRAQLRAWADAVMHREEGVTDVPPAAVEASINLIVYYQGMVAERRRTPTDDLTTALLEAEIDGDRLTDDEILGFMFLMVIAGNETTTKLLANAMFWGHRNPDQVAPLYDDLDRIPEWVEETLRYDTSSQILARTVVGDLTLYDTRIPEGDVLLLLPGSAHRDERVFDDPDRFLIGRDIGSKLMSFGSGAHFCLGAHLARMEGRVALAELFKRIRGYQVDEDNAVRVHSSNVRGFAHLPITVENR; encoded by the coding sequence GTGACGCTCAGCGAAATCAAGCTGGACCCATACGATTACGACTTCCACGAGGACCCGTACCCCTACTACAAGCGGCTGCGCGACGAGGCTCCGCTGTACCGCAACGAGGAGCTCGGCTTCTGGGCGCTGTCGCGGCACGCCGACGTGCTGGCCGGGTTCCGCAACAGCACGACGCTGTCCAACAAGTTCGGCGTCTCCCTGGATCCGGCCTCCCGCGGCCCGCACGCCAGCAAGACCATGTCGTTTTTGGCGATGGACGACCCCGACCACCTGCGGCTGCGCACCCTGGTGTCGAAGGGCTTCACCCCGCGCCGCATCCGCGAGCTCGAACCGCGGGTCACCGAGATCGCAAACCAGCATCTCGACACCATGCTGGACAAGGCGCGCAGCGGTGAAACCGTGGACTACGTCGACGATTTCGCCGGCAAGCTGCCAATGGACGTGATCTCCGAGCTGATGGGCGTCCCCGAGCCCGACCGCGCGCAACTGCGGGCGTGGGCCGATGCGGTGATGCACCGCGAGGAGGGGGTGACCGACGTGCCGCCCGCAGCGGTGGAGGCGTCGATCAACCTGATCGTCTACTACCAGGGCATGGTCGCCGAGCGGCGCAGGACGCCCACCGACGACCTGACCACCGCGCTTTTGGAGGCCGAGATCGACGGTGACCGGCTCACCGACGACGAGATCCTCGGCTTCATGTTCCTGATGGTCATCGCGGGCAACGAGACCACGACGAAACTTCTCGCCAACGCCATGTTCTGGGGCCATCGCAACCCCGATCAGGTCGCGCCGCTGTACGACGATCTGGACCGGATCCCGGAGTGGGTGGAGGAGACGCTGCGCTACGACACCTCCAGCCAGATCCTCGCGCGCACCGTCGTCGGCGATCTCACGCTGTACGACACCAGGATCCCCGAGGGTGATGTGCTGCTGCTCCTGCCCGGATCCGCACATCGCGACGAGCGGGTGTTCGACGACCCGGACCGCTTCCTGATCGGTCGCGACATCGGCTCCAAACTCATGAGTTTCGGCAGCGGAGCACACTTCTGCCTGGGCGCCCACCTGGCGCGAATGGAGGGCAGGGTGGCGCTGGCCGAGTTGTTCAAGCGGATCCGCGGATATCAGGTCGACGAGGACAACGCCGTCCGCGTCCACTCCAGCAATGTCCGCGGATTCGCTCACCTGCCCATCACCGTCGAGAACCGCTGA
- a CDS encoding aldehyde dehydrogenase has product MAVLPNRESQLLIDGKLVAGSGGTYTTINPATEEVLGVAADATAEDMGRAIEAARRAFDDTDWSTNTELRVRCLRQLQTALKDNLEELRELTIAEVGAPRMLTSGGQLETPIEDLSVAADTAENYQWATDLGYATPQGIPTNRRVVREAVGVVGAITPWNFPHQINLAKIGPALAAGNTLVLKPAPDTPWCAGALAELIAEHTDFPPGVVNIVTSSDHGVGALLSEDPRVDMVSFTGSTATGRAVMTAAAATIKKVFLELGGKSAFLVLDDADLAGACSMAGFTASMHAGQGCAITTRLVVPRARYDEAVEAAAATMGSLKPGDPNDPRTVCGPVISARQRDRVQGYLDLAVTEGGRFACGGGRPADRDKGFFIEPTVVAGLTNDARVAREEIFGPVLTVIAHDGDDDAVRIANDSPYGLSGTVFSADPERADRVAARLRVGTVNINGGIWYSGDMPFGGYKQSGIGREMGLAGFEEYTEIKAIATAAN; this is encoded by the coding sequence ATGGCAGTGCTGCCGAATCGGGAGAGTCAGCTACTCATCGACGGCAAGCTGGTGGCCGGCAGCGGCGGGACCTACACCACCATCAACCCCGCGACCGAGGAGGTGCTCGGCGTCGCCGCCGACGCCACCGCCGAGGACATGGGCCGGGCCATCGAGGCGGCCAGGCGGGCGTTCGACGACACCGACTGGTCCACCAACACCGAACTGCGGGTGCGCTGCCTGCGGCAGCTGCAGACCGCGCTGAAGGACAACCTCGAGGAGTTGCGCGAGCTGACCATCGCCGAGGTCGGCGCGCCGCGGATGCTGACGTCCGGCGGCCAGCTCGAGACGCCGATCGAGGACCTGTCGGTCGCCGCCGACACCGCCGAGAACTACCAGTGGGCAACCGATCTCGGCTACGCCACCCCGCAGGGCATCCCGACCAACCGGCGCGTCGTGCGCGAGGCGGTCGGCGTCGTCGGCGCCATCACGCCGTGGAACTTCCCGCACCAGATCAACCTGGCCAAGATCGGGCCGGCGCTGGCGGCCGGAAACACGTTGGTGCTCAAGCCCGCTCCCGACACCCCGTGGTGCGCGGGCGCACTGGCCGAGCTGATCGCCGAGCACACCGACTTCCCGCCCGGTGTGGTCAACATCGTCACCTCCAGCGACCACGGGGTGGGGGCGCTGCTGAGCGAGGACCCGCGGGTGGACATGGTGTCGTTCACCGGGTCGACGGCCACCGGCCGGGCGGTGATGACCGCCGCGGCGGCCACCATCAAGAAGGTCTTCCTCGAACTGGGCGGCAAGTCGGCGTTTTTGGTGCTCGACGACGCCGATCTGGCCGGCGCCTGCTCGATGGCCGGGTTCACCGCCTCGATGCACGCCGGACAGGGCTGCGCGATCACCACCCGACTGGTGGTGCCGCGGGCACGCTACGACGAGGCCGTCGAGGCGGCCGCGGCCACCATGGGGTCGCTGAAACCCGGCGACCCCAACGATCCGCGCACGGTGTGCGGCCCGGTGATCTCGGCGCGTCAGCGCGACCGGGTGCAGGGCTACCTCGATCTGGCGGTCACCGAGGGCGGCCGGTTCGCCTGCGGCGGTGGGCGTCCCGCCGACCGCGACAAGGGCTTCTTCATCGAGCCGACGGTGGTGGCCGGGCTGACCAACGACGCCCGGGTGGCGCGCGAGGAGATCTTCGGGCCGGTGCTGACCGTGATCGCCCACGACGGCGACGACGACGCGGTGCGCATCGCCAACGACTCGCCGTACGGGTTGAGCGGCACCGTGTTCTCCGCCGACCCGGAGCGCGCCGACCGGGTGGCCGCGCGGCTGCGGGTCGGCACCGTCAACATCAACGGCGGCATCTGGTACTCCGGTGACATGCCGTTCGGCGGGTACAAGCAGTCCGGGATCGGCCGCGAGATGGGGCTGGCCGGTTTCGAGGAGTACACCGAGATCAAGGCGATTGCCACGGCGGCCAACTAG